Proteins found in one Carassius auratus strain Wakin chromosome 42, ASM336829v1, whole genome shotgun sequence genomic segment:
- the LOC113060511 gene encoding matrilin-2-like → MDYHKQTILFIMLISYCAGMVCSCACSSNLKHCANIYQMSVDFQTAEQMCREQGGQLSVQSNGSDKVVDYLIDNLIGDFWSGLHLPSDKCLNNTSALRGEEWTNLETEEAPCLPLCMSVSSDGTRTPRPCTDKLDGFLCEDSQGDLCKGRAVILDNTRCMNAPCEHVCTPVKAGYKCSCIERFRANARDPRRCDFYCAKNVCAALCMRSGSACWCPAGFVRSDQNCEDINECDSNHDCAHKCINTIGSYRCECYEPFILVNGSECTRVRSFYNGIKVLTTPSPNYIARGTLSTPGEFAGLIIFLVMAGFALLILVHYLRGRKATVQECNPSDSGEFQKTVSK, encoded by the coding sequence atggattaTCATAAACAAACGATTTTGTTCATCATGTTAATTTCATATTGCGCTGGAATGGTATGTAGCTGTGCTTGTTCAAGCAATCTAAAACACTGTGCTAACATTTACCAAATGTCAGTGGACTTCCAAACGGCTGAACAGATGTGCAGAGAACAGGGCGGTCAGTTATCTGTCCAGTCAAATGGATCAGATAAAGTTGTCGACTATCTTATTGATAACCTGATCGGGGACTTTTGGTCCGGACTCCATCTACCAAGCGACAAGTGTTTAAATAATACGAGCGCATTACGCGGAGAAGAATGGACCAACTTGGAGACCGAGGAAGCGCCTTGCCTTCCACTCTGCATGTCTGTCTCCAGCGACGGAACGCGGACGCCGAGACCATGCACGGACAAACTGGATGGGTTTTTGTGTGAGGACTCTCAAGGGGATCTTTGCAAAGGACGTGCGGTCATTCTGGATAATACACGGTGCATGAATGCGCCCTGTGAACATGTATGCACTCCTGTGAAAGCCGGATATAAGTGTTCATGCATAGAGCGATTCCGTGCAAATGCTCGAGATCCACGCCGCTGTGATTTTTATTGCGCAAAGAACGTTTGTGCGGCGTTGTGTATGAGAAGCGGGTCGGCGTGCTGGTGCCCGGCTGGTTTTGTTAGAAGCGACCAAAACTGCGAAGACATAAATGAATGTGATTCTAATCACGACTGCGCACACAAGTGCATAAACACCATAGGAAGTTATAGATGTGAATGCTATGAGCCTTTCATACTCGTTAATGGATCTGAGTGCACTCGTGTTCGTAGTTTTTATAATGGTATAAAAGTATTAACAACACCGTCACCGAATTATATAGCAAGAGGGACACTGTCTACCCCAGGAGAGTTTGCTGGGCTGATAATATTCCTGGTAATGGCTGGTTTTGCTCTATTAATACTTGTGCATTATTTACGCGGTCGTAAAGCAACTGTACAGGAATGCAATCCATCAGATTCTGGCGAGTTTCAAAAAACTGTATCTAAGTAA